The sequence GTCTTTTTAGAGCACGGCATTATGGCCAAGATCGGCGCTGAGGGCGTGTTCATAGCTATCACCGATTCGGGCCACAGTGTCGCGGTGAAGATAGCCGATGGTTCACACAGGGCGGCCCCCGCTGTCGCCGCCAAGCTCTTGGTAAACCGAAAGCTGATCTCCGCATCCGTGTTTCAGGATATCTTCGAAAAAACAGCGCCCAAGGTAATGGGTGGGGATTCAAAAACCGGCGGCCTGGTTCTTGACCTTTAGCACCGCTTGCTCCCTAAACTATTTGCATGATCAACGCCGATGTTGCTGTTCCTAAGTCAAAACGCAAGGGCACCTTTGCCTGGGCCTTATGGGACTGGGCGGAGCAGCCCTTCCCGACAATTTTCTCCACCTTCATCTTTCCGATCTACATCACCTCAACCGCGTTTGGTTCCCCCGAAGATACCTCTCGGGCTTTAGGGCTGGCCACCACCATAGCCGGGGTTATGGTTGCACTCGCTGCACCGGTATTTGGCAGAAGATCCGATGAAGCTGGCAGGCGCAAGTTTTGGCTCATGATGAACACCTTCATTCTTGCTGGCGTCATGGCCTTGTTGTTCTTTATTACCCCAACACCCTCAATGCTTTGGATTGGCTTGGCAATCTTCGCCTTTGGCGGCTTTATTCAAGAAATCGCCTTCATCAACTACTACGCAATGCTCAGACAGGTCTCCACCGAAAAGAACATTGGCCGGGTCTCGGGTTTTGCTTGGGGACTGGGCTATCTCGGCGGCATCGTGCTGTTGGTAATTTCGTTGGTTGGTTTTATTCAAACCGAGAATCCCTGGTTTGGAATTCCGTTGACAGACTCGACAAACATTCGTGCCGTATTCCTGTTCAGCGCTATTTGGCTGCTGGTGTTCTCCATTCCGCTGTTTGTGAGTGTGAAAGAAGTCAAGGCAAAGGAAAACCGAACCAAAGAAAGCATTATCGATAGCTACTTCAAGCTCTGGAGTCAGCTGAAATCCCTGAGGCGCCAAGCCCCCGAGACCTTTAAGTTCCTTATTTCCAGCGCCATCTATCGAGACGGTTTAGCCGGAGTATTTGCTTTTGGTGGAGCACTTGGGGCTTTGGCATTCGGATTTGAGCTTGCCGAAGTGATTATCTTCGGCATCGGAGCGAACATAATGGCCGGAATCGGCGCCATGATTGGCGGGATCATGGATGACAAGATTGGTGCTAAACGAACAATCATGATCTCGCTCATCGGCTTGATCACCTTCGGCTTTGGGGTATTCGTGTTCGCCGACCTTGGCCCCATCACCTATTGGGTTGGCGGCTTAGCGCTCACGCTGTTTGTTGGGCCCGCACAAGCCGCCTCAAGGTCTTTCGTGGCCCGATTTACGCCAGAGGGTCGAGAGGGTGAGGTCTTTGGCCTCTACATGACCACAGGTCGTGCGGTGAGCTTCTTGAGTCCGCTGCTCTGGACCACCTCGATATCAGCAGCCTTAGCGTTGGGGATCGCTAACGCTCAAGCCACCGTCTATGGAATCCTGGGCCTGATGTTGGTTTTAGTGGTTGGCACAATCTTGATGTCCAGAGTGAGCCCCACCCCACAAATCATCAGTGACTAGCTAAAAAGCGACGAGGGCTTTGGGTCACGAAAACGCCTATGTTACAGAATCTGGCTCTACAAACTGTAGAATTTGAGACATGTCCGATAAGCGCAAACAGGGTGAGCTGGAGAGCCAGATCATGGGGTGCCTGTGGGATAGGCCCGATGGTCTCAGCTCTCAACAAATCTTGGCGCTTATGGGCGATGATCAACTGGCAATCACAACAGTGTTGACGGTCTTGTCACGCTTGGGCGATAAGGGCATGGTCTTTAGAGAAAAGCTCACCGGCAGGACATTTGTCTTTAAAAGCGTGAAGTCGCGCGAAGAGCACACCGCAGCAATGCTGCTCGGCGCATTTGATCAAAGTGCTAACCCGGCCCTTGTTTTTTCCCACTTTGCCTCTGGCTTATCCCCAGCCCAAATTGCCTCACTCAAAAAGGCTCTCAACTAAGGCTAATCTTCCTAAATGGAGTCCAATTTTCTAATTCTGATTCTTCTTATTGAGTTAGTCATGCTCGTCACGGTCTCCGCACCCCTATTTTTCGCAGGCAGGTTCGATTCTCACCCAGATATTGGTATGGCGTTGTGGTTCTTTTCTCTGATGGCAGCGATTTTGGCAACTGTTGGTGCGTTTGGGTTAGCAACTTGGTCGATTTTTGAGACCTGGCTTCGCCTGAGTGAATCGGCGGACCTCGGCTTTACTATCATCGCAAGCTTCGCGCCATGGCTTTTATTAGCCTTAGCGGGTGTTCTTCTAGCGCTTGTGAATCAGAGACTTTCACCGATGTTTCGGGCGGCCAAGGACATTGACGTTCTTGCAAACCTGGTATCACGCGAAGTGATGACGCATCGCGGAATTCAGGTTATGGAGCTAGACATACCGGGGTATTTTGCAGTCTCAAGAAATAAAAAGATTTACCTTTCCAAGGCAGCATTTAGGCTGCCACAAAGACAGCTGGATGCGATATTGCGCCACGAGATGGGCCACATCAAACTCAACCACGAGTCGGTAAAGCGGTTCGCCTATTTGATCTACAGCCTTTTGCCCTGGTTCGCAGCCTCCAGGGCCTTGAAGTTTGAGGTGGAGCGTTTGTGTGAGCTAAGCGCCGATAAGTACGCGCTTAAAAAGGTTTACTCAAGGGACCTTTACGAGGCCCGAGGGTTATTTACTAATTGAGCGGCTCAGTGCCCACATCGGTGATATGGAAATTCAGATGGCTGCGCGAAGCCGTTGGCCCGCGCTGCCCCTGATACCGAGAGCCATATTTCGATGAACCGTAGGGGTTTTCGGTCGGACTAGAAAGCTGGAAAAAGCACAACTGCCCGATCTTCATTCCCGGCCAAAGCTTGATCGGCAAGGTTGCCGTGTTAGAAAGCTCGAGAGTCACGTGTCCGGTGAAACCGGGGTCCACAAAACCAGCGGTTGAGTGGGTTAGGAGCCCAAGTCTTCCGAGCGAACTCTTGCCCTCCAGTCGAGCTGCAATGTCATCCGGCAAAGTCACAAACTCAAAGGTAGATCCCAGTACAAA is a genomic window of Candidatus Aquiluna sp. UB-MaderosW2red containing:
- a CDS encoding MFS transporter, whose amino-acid sequence is MINADVAVPKSKRKGTFAWALWDWAEQPFPTIFSTFIFPIYITSTAFGSPEDTSRALGLATTIAGVMVALAAPVFGRRSDEAGRRKFWLMMNTFILAGVMALLFFITPTPSMLWIGLAIFAFGGFIQEIAFINYYAMLRQVSTEKNIGRVSGFAWGLGYLGGIVLLVISLVGFIQTENPWFGIPLTDSTNIRAVFLFSAIWLLVFSIPLFVSVKEVKAKENRTKESIIDSYFKLWSQLKSLRRQAPETFKFLISSAIYRDGLAGVFAFGGALGALAFGFELAEVIIFGIGANIMAGIGAMIGGIMDDKIGAKRTIMISLIGLITFGFGVFVFADLGPITYWVGGLALTLFVGPAQAASRSFVARFTPEGREGEVFGLYMTTGRAVSFLSPLLWTTSISAALALGIANAQATVYGILGLMLVLVVGTILMSRVSPTPQIISD
- a CDS encoding BlaI/MecI/CopY family transcriptional regulator, producing the protein MSDKRKQGELESQIMGCLWDRPDGLSSQQILALMGDDQLAITTVLTVLSRLGDKGMVFREKLTGRTFVFKSVKSREEHTAAMLLGAFDQSANPALVFSHFASGLSPAQIASLKKALN
- a CDS encoding M48 family metalloprotease — encoded protein: MESNFLILILLIELVMLVTVSAPLFFAGRFDSHPDIGMALWFFSLMAAILATVGAFGLATWSIFETWLRLSESADLGFTIIASFAPWLLLALAGVLLALVNQRLSPMFRAAKDIDVLANLVSREVMTHRGIQVMELDIPGYFAVSRNKKIYLSKAAFRLPQRQLDAILRHEMGHIKLNHESVKRFAYLIYSLLPWFAASRALKFEVERLCELSADKYALKKVYSRDLYEARGLFTN
- the dcd gene encoding dCTP deaminase — translated: MLLSDRDIKAQIEQGRIGLEPLDMDLIQPSSMDVRLDRFFRLFDNHKYPFIDPREEQDDLTRLVQVEKDECFILHPGEFVLGSTFEFVTLPDDIAARLEGKSSLGRLGLLTHSTAGFVDPGFTGHVTLELSNTATLPIKLWPGMKIGQLCFFQLSSPTENPYGSSKYGSRYQGQRGPTASRSHLNFHITDVGTEPLN